TGAATTTTGAGCGTAATACCGGAATACAGAGCGGTCGACctatctaatttgcataattttaatTACGGCCTATGCTCtagtctgaaatttcagccgtcTCCTCCCAGGCCCTGGTCCCCACCAAGGCCTGGGAGGACGGCTGGAATTTCAGACTACATATGCTCCTCCGGACAGTGTGACCAGCAGCTGTCTTCCATACCGGAGtaggtacgttatgtatggggTATCCAGgataacaacaaacaaaatggcggcggAAATTCCACCTCCCACGAAACTAGGTAAAAACATTCTCGTTGGAGTTACTGGCAGTGTAGCGAGCATAAGACTACCAAAACTTGTAGACGAACTACATCTCTTACAACCAAAGGTACACTAAGCTTCTTGTAAGGATACTTCAAGTCGTAATTTGCAACTAAGAACGATCTAATATTGATGAGAACTCCTTGAACATACAGTGTACACATGCACTGTTTTATGAGTATTCCTGTTAAAGTATTAAAGAGAGTATTATTAAAGTTTTAAGTGAACGTACCTTCTTACTTTTACCCCAGCCAAGTATCCAGGTAATTGCAACAGATCATTCTACTCATTTCTTTGAGGAGGAGAAAATTCCTGTGAAAGTTTATAGGGACAGACATGAGTGGGAGGTGAGAAAATAAAGAAACCAAGACGATTCACTTAATTATGGCTTAGTCGTGGATGAGTCACGGATATTTGTACATTTAACTAAAATTTAACCTATTTTAATAAGGTGGCTCataccagtttcaacactttcaagagaccttgttattggaaggattgacactacaacactttatcacgtaacagcaatgttgtggtaccatgtCAAACATCAATTTTTGCCggacaagatgcagtcatttttgagacgtaacaagttaccaagGCAACAGGAAAGCTTTGCAAAGACACCttttattttggctttagttgctcatatctgaaaaacgaacacggtgaccccaattttttattgcacaaaagtgatctgCAGGCCAAgttgaaactctctgcaaagtttaaaggaattctgtggagcagattcagaactacctttaattttcaattaattaaggtagctctgaatccgctcaacattattttttttaaatttgcaaaaagtttcattctggcatgctgattacatgtcagaaataaaaaatgggggtcactgacttcatttttgagatatgggTAGCTAaggcagggctttcctgttgccatggtaactttttatgtaaaaaaaaaaaaaaaaaagaccaaatttTTTTGAGCAATAATTGGTtattgatatggtaccataacattgctgttgaGTAacaaagtgttgtagtgtcaatccttctaataagaacatTTCTTTCAAGTATTGAAAcaggtttgagccaccttaagcctAGTAGTTTGGTCTGACGATTCATATATTGAACATGTGCTATTCAAAGgctaaataatattattatttattatgattattttgttatttatccTATCCTCTCCCCTGTTCCCTTATGGGACATTTCTATATAGAAGTTATCTTCAAAAATGTTAAGCAGTAGAATTCTCCACTTTGAGAGCTTTCATTGTGGCAGTTTGTGGGAGTTAAACGATAATTCAgagtaattttgtaatttataaACAATGGTGCAtttaattattgtattattatagTTTGATTGTCATTTCTTGCACAGACATGGAGCTCAATGAAGGATCCAGTTTTACATATTGAGGTGAATTTATTTCCTGTTCCTGCACCAAAGTGGAGGTTTCCATTTCACTGGTGCATGAGTTGCAATCTTTCTAGGAGGCATTAAGCTATTGctcgaaataaaattttaagcAATGATCTTTATTTTCAGTAGCTGCGACGCTGGGCAGATCTCATGGTTATTGCTCCGTTGGACGCTAACACATTGGCCAAGATTTCCAATGGATTGTGTGACAACCTCTTGGT
The sequence above is a segment of the Montipora foliosa isolate CH-2021 chromosome 2, ASM3666993v2, whole genome shotgun sequence genome. Coding sequences within it:
- the LOC137992030 gene encoding phosphopantothenoylcysteine decarboxylase-like isoform X1; its protein translation is MYGVSRITTNKMAAEIPPPTKLGKNILVGVTGSVASIRLPKLVDELHLLQPKPSIQVIATDHSTHFFEEEKIPVKVYRDRHEWETWSSMKDPVLHIELRRWADLMVIAPLDANTLAKISNGLCDNLLTCTLRAWDVKKPLLFCPAMNTFMWQHPITSVQVKQLIQMGYTHIPPITKTLACGDTGVGAMAEVSTIVTAVENHLMSTASQCDHIIA
- the LOC137992030 gene encoding phosphopantothenoylcysteine decarboxylase-like isoform X2, which translates into the protein MYGVSRITTNKMAAEIPPPTKLGKNILVGVTGSVASIRLPKLVDELHLLQPKPSIQVIATDHSTHFFEEEKIPVKVYRDRHEWELRRWADLMVIAPLDANTLAKISNGLCDNLLTCTLRAWDVKKPLLFCPAMNTFMWQHPITSVQVKQLIQMGYTHIPPITKTLACGDTGVGAMAEVSTIVTAVENHLMSTASQCDHIIA